A section of the Hevea brasiliensis isolate MT/VB/25A 57/8 chromosome 17, ASM3005281v1, whole genome shotgun sequence genome encodes:
- the LOC110666158 gene encoding cyclic dof factor 3: protein MQENTGKDPAIKLFGKKIPLMTDGDPPPISAEDLPALERVEQGEDEEKAEKDFTAGKVPDISEEDDAPLQDTEEPADPETSPETNVNPKTPSINEESAKSKTSKTEKEQNDASNKQEKTLKKPDKILPCPRCNSMDTKFCYYNNYNINQPRHFCKACQRYWTAGGTMRNVPVGAGRRKNKNSASHYHHITISEALQAARIEAPDGTHSPALKTSGRVLSFGLDAPICDSMASVLNIADKKVLNGTRNGLHNFEEQRIPAPCNGRENGDDCSSGSSVTVSNSMGEGGRTCLQEHFMQSINGFASPIPCIPGVPWPYPWNSVLPPPAFCPPGFPISFYPAFWNCGIPGGWNIPLVSPQSSSSSSNQKAPSGPNSPLGKHSRDGDTLKPEDLEKEETAKNRNGHVLVPKILRIDDPTEAAKSSIWATLGIKNETLTGGRLFKAFQPKSDEKKHVAETSPILRANPAALSRSINFHERS, encoded by the exons atgcaagaaaatactgGTAAGGATCCCGCCATCAAGCTCTTCGGCAAGAAAATACCTCTGATGACTGACGGTGACCCTCCGCCGATCTCCGCCGAGGACTTGCCTGCCTTGGAGAGAGTTGAACAAGGAGAAGATGAAGAGAAAGCAGAGAAG GATTTTACAGCAGGAAAAGTCCCTGATATTTCTGAAGAAGATGATGCTCCACTGCAGGATACAGAGGAGCCTGCAGATCCAGAAACATCACCAGAGACTAATGTGAACCCCAAAACACCCTCTATCAATGAAGAATCTGCAAAATCAAAGACTTCCAAGACAGAGAAAGAGCAGAATGATGCAAGCAACAAACAAGAGAAAACCCTCAAGAAGCCTGACAAAATACTTCCGTGCCCTAGATGCAATAGCATGGATACCAAATTTTGTTACTACAACAATTACAATATCAACCAACCGCGCCATTTCTGCAAAGCCTGTCAAAGATATTGGACTGCTGGTGGTACCATGAGGAATGTCCCAGTGGGAGCTGGACGTCGCAAGAATAAGAACTCTGCCTCTCATTATCATCACATAACCATTTCTGAGGCGCTTCAGGCTGCTCGTATTGAGGCTCCTGATGGAACACACAGCCCTGCACTGAAAACTAGTGGTAGAGTCCTTAGCTTTGGCTTGGATGCACCAATATGTGATTCCATGGCTTCTGTATTAAATATCGCTGATAAGAAGGTTTTGAATGGCACTCGAAATGGCCTTCATAACTTTGAAGAACAGAGAATTCCAGCTCCTTGCAATGGTAGAGAAAACGGTGATGATTGCTCAAGTGGATCTTCTGTGACAGTTTCCAATTCAATGGGGGAAGGTGGCAGGACTTGCTTACAAGAACATTTTATGCAAAGCATCAATGGGTTTGCCTCTCCAATCCCATGCATCCCTGGTGTTCCCTGGCCCTATCCTTGGAATTCTGTTTTGCCCCCTCCAGCTTTTTGCCCACCAGGATTTCCCATATCATTTTATCCTGCCTTTTGGAATTGTGGTATCCCTGGTGGTTGGAACATCCCTTTGGTGTCTCCTcaatcatcttcttcatcatcaaATCAAAAGGCTCCATCTGGTCCTAATTCTCCTTTGGGAAAGCACTCGAGAGACGGGGACACACTTAAGCCAGAAGACCTGGAGAAAGAAGAGACGGCAAAGAATAGAAATGGACATGTTTTAGTTCCTAAAATTCTAAGGATTGATGATCCAACTGAAGCTGCAAAAAGTTCTATATGGGCAACGCTTGGAATAAAGAATGAAACCCTTACTGGGGGAAGACTGTTCAAGGCCTTCCAACCAAAGAGTGATGAAAAGAAGCATGTTGCTGAAACCTCTCCGATATTACGCGCAAACCCTGCTGCCTTGTCTCGTTCCATCAACTTTCATGAGAGATCTTGA
- the LOC110666157 gene encoding uncharacterized protein LOC110666157, which yields MRPAKDTAGRRARPSSPSRSARTTTTFPSGPHSSRPRSRQSTIAHSASLLDSELVTQEDNVTLFEDLRIFPEHANSNPEPRSFPYGVKQQCWEKAEKVKGRDPDRWRRDPLGNIVFRKLVGCPGCLCHDYDHIVPYSKGGKSTLENCQVLQATVNRSKGNKTELSRADLIQKSSYCRVSGRDMDLIELSAYGNVQHVQDPGGCRIQ from the exons ATGAGGCCAGCCAAAGACACTGCTGGAAGGCGAGCTCGTCCCTCTTCTCCATCCAGATCTGCTCGAACTACTACCACCTTCCCCTCTGGGCCTCACTCTTCTCGACCCAGGTCTCGTCAATCTACAATCGCCCACTCGGCCTCCCTCCTCGACAGCGAGCTCGTCACTCAAGAAGACAATGTCACTCTGTTTGAAGACCTCCGAATCTTCCCGGAGCACGCAAATTCAAACCCTGAACCGAGGAGCTTTCCATACGGCGTGAAGCAGCAATGCTGGGAGAAGGCGGAGAAAGTCAAGGGCCGAGACCCAGACCGGTGGCGCCGCGACCCCCTTGGTAATATTGTCTTTAGAAAGCTTGTGGGTTGTCCCGGTTGCTTGTGTCACGATTACGATCACATTGTGCCTTACTCTAAG GGGGGCAAAAGCACACTGGAAAATTGCCAGGTTTTGCAG GCAACAGTTAACCGATCAAAGGGAAACAAAACTGAGCTGTCAAGAGCTGATCTTATTCAGAAAAGTTCCTATTGCCGTGTTTCTG GACGTGACATGGATCTTATTGAGCTGTCAGCCTATGGCAATGTGCAGCATGTACAGGACCCGGGAGGTTGTAGAATTCAATGA